A single Carettochelys insculpta isolate YL-2023 chromosome 2, ASM3395843v1, whole genome shotgun sequence DNA region contains:
- the SDR16C5 gene encoding epidermal retinol dehydrogenase 2: MNFFLETLKVLLLSVYFLVESLVLLFLPVRKKSVAGEIVLITGAGSGIGRLLALKFARLGATIVLWDINQEGNEETSRLARENGAVRVRAYLCDCSKRQEIYRVADQVKKEVGDVSILINCAGIVTGKTFMDSPDTLVEKTMEVNIMAHFWTYKAFLPAMMASNHGHLVSIASSAGLIAVNGLADYCASKFAAVGFAEAIGLEMLALGKTGIKTTVVCPYVINTGMFDGCKTKWPRLFPILDSEYAAEKIVSAIQREQVYLLMPRIMYYLCFLKIILPVKMGLVVADYLGAFHLMDDFKGDKERH, translated from the exons ATGAATTTCTTCCTGGAAACACTCAAAGTCCTGCTTCTCTCAGTATATTTTCTGGTAGAGTCTCTAGTCTTGTTGTTTCTTCCTGTACGAAAGAAGAGTGTTGCTGGTGAAATAGTACTCATAACAGGAGCTGGAAGTGGAATTGGAAGACTTCTAGCATTGAAATTTGCCCGCCTTGGAGCTACCATTGTTCTCTGGGACATTAATCAAGAAGGTAACGAGGAAACCAGTAGACTAGCTAGAGAAAATGGAGCCGTGAGAGTGCGTGCGTACTTGTGTGACTGCAGCAAAAGGCAAGAGATCTACAGAGTGGCAGATCAG GTTAAGAAAGAAGTGGGCGATGTTAGTATCCTAATCAACTGTGCTGGTATTGTAACTGGAAAGACGTTCATGGATTCTCCAGACACACTTGTAGAGAAAACCATGGAGGTGAACATCATGGCACACTTCTGG ACTTACAAAGCCTTCCTTCCAGCCATGATGGCCTCCAACCATGGACACTTGGTTAGTATTGCAAGTTCAGCAGGACTGATTGCAGTCAATGGACTAGCAG ATTATTGTGCAAGTAAATTTGCAGCAGTGGGGTTTGCCGAAGCAATTGGTTTAGAaatgctggctctggggaagaCGGGCATTAAAACCACTGTTGTGTGTCCTTACGTCATAAACACAGGAATGTTTGATGGTTGTAAAACCAA GTGGCCACGTCTATTCCCTATTTTGGATTCAGAGTATGCAGCTGAAAAGATTGTGAGCGCTATTCAGCGGGAACAAGTGTATTTGCTGATGCCCAGAATCATGTACTATTTATGTTTTCTGAAAAT